A stretch of Rhodoferax potami DNA encodes these proteins:
- a CDS encoding LysR family transcriptional regulator codes for MSTSFNYKHLYYFWVVAKEGGMSRAADKLDMAVQTVSAQVRELERSLGYALLKPAGRGLVLTDAGQTALQLADQIFQIGENLPERVRESASAPSMRLAVGISDGLPKLVARRLLQPVISEPTLRLICHEGELDELLGDLALHRLDVVFSDRPAPANPNIKLYSHAMGQSPMAWYGTPTLVRGAASHFPQCLASTPVLLPTAHTAVRARLDHWFEQQGVRPRIVGEFEDSALLNTFGASGMGIFPAAEWAEQDLLANYGVERLAPCEGVTEHFFAVGTEKKVQHPLVQRVLDGLA; via the coding sequence ATGAGCACCAGCTTCAACTACAAGCACCTGTACTACTTTTGGGTGGTGGCCAAGGAGGGCGGCATGTCACGGGCGGCCGACAAGCTCGACATGGCAGTGCAAACCGTGAGCGCGCAGGTCCGCGAACTGGAGCGCTCGCTGGGTTATGCCCTGCTCAAACCCGCCGGCCGCGGCTTGGTGCTCACAGATGCGGGCCAGACCGCTTTGCAACTGGCCGACCAGATATTCCAGATCGGCGAGAACTTGCCCGAGCGGGTGCGCGAATCAGCCAGCGCGCCGTCGATGCGGCTGGCTGTGGGCATATCAGACGGCTTGCCCAAGCTGGTGGCGCGCCGCCTGTTGCAACCGGTCATCAGCGAGCCGACCCTGCGCTTGATCTGCCACGAAGGCGAGCTTGACGAGTTGTTGGGGGACTTGGCCTTGCACCGGCTGGACGTGGTGTTCTCTGACCGCCCTGCTCCGGCCAACCCCAACATCAAGCTCTACAGCCACGCCATGGGGCAGTCGCCCATGGCGTGGTACGGCACCCCGACATTGGTGCGCGGCGCCGCAAGCCACTTCCCCCAGTGCCTTGCCAGCACCCCGGTGCTGCTACCCACAGCCCACACCGCCGTGCGGGCCCGCCTAGACCACTGGTTTGAGCAACAGGGCGTTCGCCCGCGCATCGTGGGCGAGTTTGAGGACAGTGCGCTGCTCAATACCTTCGGGGCCAGCGGCATGGGCATTTTTCCGGCAGCAGAATGGGCTGAGCAAGACTTGCTTGCCAACTATGGCGTCGAACGACTGGCTCCCTGCGAAGGCGTGACCGAACATTTCTTTGCGGTGGGCACCGAAAAGAAAGTCCAGCACCCCTTGGTGCAGCGGGTGCTGGATGGCCTCGCCTGA
- a CDS encoding zf-TFIIB domain-containing protein, protein MKCPHCPSSTLVMTERQGVEIDYCPTCRGIWLDRGELDKLLDKASGPAPVQAMPAARPPSAPRHRDFEDSDFHEHKRYPQSRKKSWLHEIFD, encoded by the coding sequence ATGAAATGCCCCCATTGTCCCAGCAGCACCTTGGTGATGACCGAGCGGCAAGGCGTCGAGATTGACTATTGCCCTACCTGTCGTGGCATCTGGCTGGACCGAGGCGAGCTCGACAAGCTGCTGGACAAAGCCTCCGGCCCCGCCCCAGTGCAGGCCATGCCGGCGGCACGCCCTCCGTCTGCGCCGCGGCATCGCGATTTTGAAGACTCTGACTTTCACGAGCACAAGCGCTACCCGCAGAGCCGCAAGAAGTCGTGGTTGCACGAGATCTTTGACTAG
- a CDS encoding HPF/RaiA family ribosome-associated protein: protein MQVIFESRHATGSTLRQEALERVRFVLRRLGATVPRTKVMFTDINGPKGGVDKHCLLEVKTEKSGVLVISSLASDWRTALDDGLERLVRALTRTMDRQRKPARTRLAKPTLEVN, encoded by the coding sequence ATGCAAGTCATTTTTGAATCGCGACATGCAACTGGCAGCACTTTGCGCCAAGAGGCTCTGGAGCGGGTGCGGTTTGTCTTGCGCAGGCTGGGGGCCACCGTGCCGCGGACCAAAGTCATGTTCACCGACATCAATGGCCCTAAGGGCGGCGTCGACAAGCATTGCTTGTTGGAAGTGAAAACCGAGAAGTCGGGGGTGCTGGTGATTTCTTCGCTGGCGAGCGATTGGCGCACCGCACTGGATGACGGTTTGGAGCGCTTGGTGCGCGCCCTGACGCGAACTATGGACCGCCAGAGAAAGCCTGCCCGCACACGACTGGCCAAGCCAACTCTTGAGGTGAATTAA
- a CDS encoding patatin-like phospholipase family protein, whose protein sequence is MTDPKTPTATRPMVNLALQGGGSHGAFTWGVLDALLEDGRLDFEGISGTSAGAMNAVALAHGFAQAEGKSRKVARDSAQQSLADFWEGVVNMGALSSSLAGAHKVPFDLLFGGLSALTGSASPSQILSDAVTSFWTQAVSPYQSNPLDINPLRDFLERQMDFERLAAYPALKVFVVATKVRTGKAEIFSGKRLTADAVMASACLPTVFQAVEIEGEHYWDGGYAGNPAIHPLIYECKSPDVMLVQINPIERHKLPTTAAGILDRLNEITFNSALIAEMRAIDFVKRLLAEGKLDPARYKNVLMHRIDGGSILEGYPASTKSDTDAKLIHTLRDLGRASAKEWLKKHVTSIGVECSINIAADYLDDLRVPTPG, encoded by the coding sequence ATGACCGACCCCAAAACCCCTACCGCCACGCGCCCCATGGTCAACCTCGCCCTGCAGGGCGGAGGCTCGCACGGGGCATTCACCTGGGGAGTGCTGGACGCCTTGCTCGAAGACGGCCGGCTGGACTTTGAAGGCATCAGCGGCACCAGTGCCGGCGCGATGAATGCGGTGGCGCTGGCCCACGGCTTTGCGCAGGCCGAGGGTAAATCACGCAAGGTGGCCAGAGACAGTGCCCAACAGTCGCTGGCAGATTTTTGGGAAGGTGTGGTCAACATGGGCGCGCTCAGCAGCTCGCTGGCAGGCGCCCACAAGGTGCCGTTTGACTTGCTGTTTGGCGGGCTTTCCGCCCTCACCGGCTCGGCATCCCCCAGCCAGATCCTTTCTGACGCGGTCACCAGCTTCTGGACGCAAGCGGTATCGCCCTACCAAAGCAACCCGCTGGACATCAACCCGCTACGCGACTTTTTAGAGCGCCAAATGGACTTTGAGCGCCTGGCCGCCTACCCAGCGCTCAAGGTGTTTGTGGTGGCCACCAAGGTGCGCACTGGCAAGGCCGAGATTTTTTCAGGTAAGCGGCTCACCGCCGATGCGGTGATGGCCTCCGCCTGCCTGCCCACCGTGTTCCAAGCAGTAGAGATTGAGGGCGAGCACTACTGGGATGGCGGCTACGCCGGCAACCCCGCCATCCACCCCCTCATTTACGAGTGCAAAAGCCCGGACGTGATGCTGGTGCAGATCAACCCCATAGAGCGCCACAAGCTGCCTACCACGGCGGCCGGCATTCTGGACCGCTTGAACGAAATCACCTTCAACTCAGCGCTGATTGCCGAGATGCGCGCTATCGACTTTGTGAAGCGCCTGCTAGCCGAAGGCAAGCTGGACCCGGCGCGCTACAAAAATGTGCTGATGCACCGCATTGATGGCGGCAGCATTCTGGAGGGCTACCCGGCCTCCACCAAGTCAGACACCGACGCCAAGCTCATCCACACCCTGCGGGACCTGGGCCGCGCGTCTGCCAAAGAGTGGCTGAAAAAACATGTGACCTCCATCGGGGTGGAGTGCAGCATCAACATCGCCGCCGACTACCTCGACGACCTGCGGGTGCCCACCCCGGGCTGA
- a CDS encoding class I SAM-dependent methyltransferase has translation MQALLSTIATMELPSDACRLFHGRGGLFPGSESWSLDWYPPVLVATSFAATSEAELAALGDALTARWAQIGDGQPLNWVFQCRADGHADTRLMTGVVPEPHVVTEAGSRYKVQLLKGQNHGLFLDMAEGRRWVRDYVASHPKTFAFRVLNLFAYTCSFSVVALQAGARHVVNVDMSQGALATGQQNHRLNGIESGVSFLGHDIFKTWGKITRSGPYDLVVLDPPSYQRGSFVATKDYARLVRRLPELLAPGGHALVCLNAPELDTAFLQGHMQEQAPGLELVQRLPNPAAFADIAPERALKVLVYRMPEG, from the coding sequence TTGCAAGCTCTGCTCTCCACCATCGCCACGATGGAACTCCCCTCCGATGCCTGCCGCCTGTTTCATGGCCGGGGCGGCCTGTTCCCCGGCAGCGAATCCTGGTCGCTGGACTGGTACCCACCGGTGCTAGTCGCCACCAGCTTTGCGGCTACAAGTGAGGCGGAGCTCGCGGCGCTGGGCGATGCATTGACAGCGCGCTGGGCCCAGATCGGCGACGGGCAGCCTCTGAATTGGGTATTTCAATGCCGTGCTGACGGCCACGCCGATACCCGCTTGATGACCGGTGTAGTGCCTGAGCCCCACGTGGTTACCGAAGCGGGCAGCCGCTACAAAGTGCAGTTGTTAAAGGGCCAGAACCACGGCCTGTTTCTGGACATGGCAGAGGGCCGGCGCTGGGTGCGCGACTATGTGGCCAGCCATCCGAAAACTTTTGCCTTCCGGGTCCTCAACCTGTTTGCCTACACCTGCTCGTTCTCGGTAGTGGCCTTGCAGGCGGGCGCACGGCATGTGGTGAATGTAGACATGAGCCAAGGCGCGCTGGCCACGGGCCAACAAAATCACCGGCTCAACGGGATTGAGAGCGGTGTGAGCTTTTTGGGGCACGATATTTTCAAGACCTGGGGCAAGATCACACGCAGCGGCCCCTACGACTTGGTTGTGCTCGACCCACCGAGCTACCAGCGTGGCAGCTTTGTGGCCACCAAAGACTATGCCCGCTTGGTGCGTCGCCTGCCCGAGTTGCTGGCGCCGGGCGGCCACGCGCTGGTGTGCCTGAATGCCCCCGAGCTGGACACCGCCTTCCTGCAGGGGCATATGCAAGAGCAAGCACCTGGCCTGGAGCTGGTGCAGCGCCTGCCCAACCCGGCGGCATTTGCCGATATTGCGCCGGAGCGGGCCCTCAAGGTATTGGTCTACCGCATGCCGGAAGGCTGA
- the katG gene encoding catalase/peroxidase HPI yields MTTEAKCPFPHAARSTNARAAAPSNTDWWPNQLKLGILHQHAPASNPMGEDFNYAEEFKTLDLDAVVQDLTALMTDSQDWWPADWGHYGGLMVRMAWHSAGTYRTADGRGGAGSGSQRFAPLNSWPDNGNLDKARRLLWPIKQKYGRKLSWADLMILAGNVALESMGFKTFGFAGGREDIWEPEQDIYWGAEKAWLATSDKENSRYSGDRKLESPLAAVQMGLIYVNPEGPDGKPDPVASGRDVRETFARMAMNDEETVALVAGGHTFGKAHGAGDPTLVGPEPEAAGIEEQGFGWINKLGSGKGVDTTTSGIEGAWKPNPTTWDNGYFDMLFGYEWALTKSPAGAHQWVAKNVKPEHMIPDAHDASKKHPPMMTTADMSLRMDPAYEKISRRFHQNPAEFADAFARAWFKLTHRDMGPRVRYLGKLVPAEVLSWQDPIPGVDHALVDAADVAALKAQVLASGLSISELVSTAWASASTFRGSDKRGGANGARIRLAPAKDWAANQPAQLAKVLAKLEAIQQAFNAAQTGGKKISLADLIVLAGSAAVEAAAQKAGQAVTVPFAPGRMDASQEHTDVEAYQVLEPVADGFRNYTHQGLEGVAAELLLDKAQLLTLSAPEMTVLVGGLRALNANVGQAQHGVFTTRPETLSNDFFVNLLDMGTKWTKATDAGVLEGRDRQTGALKWTGTVVDLVFGSNSQLRALAEVYATNDAEAKFVRDFVAAWTKVMNLDRFDLV; encoded by the coding sequence ATGACCACTGAAGCCAAATGCCCTTTCCCCCACGCAGCGCGCAGCACCAATGCCCGCGCAGCCGCGCCGTCGAATACTGATTGGTGGCCCAACCAGCTCAAGTTGGGCATCCTGCACCAGCATGCTCCCGCCTCCAACCCCATGGGGGAAGACTTCAATTACGCCGAAGAATTCAAGACGCTCGATCTCGACGCTGTGGTGCAAGACCTGACCGCGCTGATGACCGATTCCCAAGACTGGTGGCCCGCCGACTGGGGCCACTACGGCGGCCTGATGGTGCGCATGGCCTGGCACTCGGCCGGTACCTACCGCACGGCGGATGGTCGCGGTGGCGCCGGCTCCGGCAGCCAACGCTTCGCCCCGCTCAACAGCTGGCCGGACAACGGCAACCTCGACAAGGCACGCCGCCTGCTGTGGCCCATCAAGCAAAAGTACGGCCGCAAGCTCTCTTGGGCAGATTTAATGATTTTGGCCGGCAACGTGGCACTCGAATCCATGGGCTTCAAGACCTTCGGTTTTGCCGGTGGTCGTGAAGACATCTGGGAACCCGAGCAAGACATTTACTGGGGTGCCGAAAAAGCGTGGCTCGCCACCAGCGACAAAGAAAACAGCCGTTACAGCGGTGACCGCAAGCTCGAGAGCCCGCTGGCTGCCGTGCAAATGGGCCTGATTTACGTGAACCCCGAAGGTCCGGACGGTAAGCCCGACCCCGTGGCCAGCGGCCGCGATGTGCGCGAAACCTTTGCCCGCATGGCCATGAACGACGAAGAAACCGTAGCCTTGGTGGCCGGCGGCCACACCTTCGGCAAAGCGCACGGTGCTGGCGACCCGACCCTGGTGGGCCCCGAGCCCGAAGCGGCTGGCATTGAAGAACAAGGCTTTGGCTGGATCAACAAGCTCGGCAGCGGCAAAGGTGTGGATACCACTACCAGCGGCATTGAAGGCGCCTGGAAGCCCAACCCCACAACTTGGGACAACGGCTACTTCGACATGTTGTTCGGCTACGAATGGGCGCTCACCAAGAGCCCCGCAGGCGCGCACCAGTGGGTCGCCAAAAACGTGAAACCCGAGCACATGATTCCGGATGCGCACGATGCATCCAAGAAGCACCCGCCCATGATGACCACGGCCGACATGTCGTTGCGCATGGACCCGGCGTACGAAAAAATCTCGCGCCGATTCCACCAGAACCCGGCCGAGTTTGCCGACGCGTTTGCCCGTGCCTGGTTCAAGCTCACGCACCGCGACATGGGCCCCCGTGTCCGTTACCTGGGAAAGCTGGTGCCTGCCGAGGTGCTGAGCTGGCAAGACCCGATTCCCGGCGTGGACCATGCGCTGGTGGATGCTGCTGATGTGGCTGCCCTCAAAGCCCAGGTGCTGGCCTCCGGCTTGAGCATTTCTGAGCTGGTGAGCACTGCATGGGCCTCAGCCTCAACCTTCCGGGGCAGCGACAAGCGCGGCGGTGCCAATGGTGCCCGCATCCGCCTGGCTCCGGCCAAAGACTGGGCGGCCAACCAGCCTGCGCAGCTGGCCAAGGTGCTGGCCAAGCTAGAGGCGATTCAGCAAGCCTTCAATGCCGCGCAAACCGGTGGCAAGAAGATCTCGTTGGCAGACTTGATCGTGTTGGCCGGTAGCGCTGCAGTGGAAGCTGCCGCTCAAAAGGCGGGCCAAGCCGTCACCGTGCCTTTTGCCCCGGGTCGTATGGATGCCTCGCAAGAGCACACCGATGTGGAGGCTTACCAAGTGCTGGAGCCGGTGGCTGATGGCTTCCGCAACTACACCCACCAAGGCCTCGAAGGTGTGGCCGCCGAGTTGCTGCTCGACAAGGCGCAGTTGCTCACCCTGAGCGCACCCGAAATGACAGTGCTGGTCGGTGGCCTGCGTGCCCTGAATGCCAACGTGGGCCAAGCGCAGCACGGTGTGTTCACTACCCGGCCTGAAACCTTGAGCAACGACTTCTTTGTGAACCTGCTCGACATGGGTACCAAGTGGACTAAAGCGACTGACGCTGGCGTGCTCGAAGGCCGTGACCGCCAAACCGGTGCCCTGAAGTGGACCGGCACTGTGGTGGACTTGGTGTTCGGCTCGAACTCGCAATTGCGGGCGCTGGCCGAGGTGTATGCCACCAACGACGCAGAAGCCAAGTTTGTGCGCGACTTTGTGGCCGCATGGACCAAGGTGATGAACTTGGACCGCTTCGACCTCGTGTGA